The DNA window CATGGGCAGTGAAAGTTCAACACCTTCACGTGCACTTCCCAGCTAGCACCCAGTCAACAGTAGAACCATTACATGCTGTGGAAAGAAAGGACAAGAATTAGAGACTGAGAAAAAAAAATTGAAGTTATTTCAACAAGCATGAAGCATATGGCAAACAGGAACTTTGGTGGTTTTGAAATCACCCAAAAGTTTCAGGTAACTACCACAAAATAACCAGGGATAGGTTGGAGGCTGGGATGTTATAGAACCATCATTACACTGAAACTCTCATCAAATGACACAATGAATGGTCAAACAAAAGGGAGCTAAGTTTTTAATAGAAGTATCAAGGCTGACTCTCGACTCTACATAATAAGTTTGGCGTATATGAATATAACATGTGCTCTGGTATTCAAGTTTGCTTGTTATAGCTTATATCAATCATGCTGCCCAGAGCCACAATTGTTAGCTATCCTCAAACTTCACAAGTTAAAGTAGATACTTCATTTAAACTGCGTATTTTAGCCTGCATCTCTACCTACATCACCTCAAGCCAAAAAAAGATATAATAGTTTCTATCACATTTAAGTTGAAAATAGAACGAAATACAGGATGTAATATTCACCTCAAGCCAAAAAAAGATATAATAGTTTCTATCACATTTAAGTTTGAAAATAGAACGAAATACAGGATGTAATATTTCAGTGCAGCATATACAAAAGAAATGTGCAGCATTGGTGCTGTCACAGAAAAAAAGAACTTCGGACCCAACAAGTATAGGAACTACTCTTGAGAAAGTTGAAACCTATCGATCAGAAATGACACAAACCATATGGAGATTTTCCTTTGTTCAGTGCTAACCTGGATCCAAGTGCACTTCACAATTCATCGACACGGTCAAGTATCTGCAGAAAGATCAATTCAAGGTATAAGCATAATTAAGCACTCAGTACATTGACATGATATTTGCAAATGGGTTTCATCATTGAACCCACCATAAAGATCACTACTAAATCACTAATAACGACACAGGCAAGCTCAAACCAAGAAAACTCTTAATAGTTTTAAGTTTCCAGGCAGTAACTCATCTAAGCTACAGGCATAAACTACTTCATTTTGAATAGCAATACGGATTCACACCTCAATTAACCCATAAAGCTATTAATGAAACACGAAGGTATGCTACAGCAGGTCACGTATGTAACACAGAACAAacatctctcttttttttctcgaaGGCACAGAACATACTTCTCATTGAAGGATGTTTCTATTGTTTACTGCTAGTTAGCTAATCACAAATACTAAATGACATGACACGACTATTTTTGTAAAACTAAACCACCCAAGCAGAGCATGTGTTGAAGTACATGGTATGCCAATTGAATAGTAACTCAGACCCTTATCGTAAACTTTTTAAGTGTCATTTTCCCAAACCATGCTGTTGAGAATCCATTTGGCATAGGTAGCTTCTAAAAAGACCTTATTTTCATTCTACTTTTCAATATAGAAGTTAACTGAAAGCATCTCTCCTTTGGAGTCATAAAAAGAAACCCTGAGTTGAATTATTACAGATTGTAACTGGCTAAATCGCACAGCAGAGCGCAATAAAAAGTAAAAGAAAAGGTCTGCAGCATGTTTACCAACCAGTTCATTCCTAGAAACTTGCCAAGCAGatttgatacatttcttttcAAATGGACCCCATTGCCTAAATCCCAGCATGTCCTCGTTAGTTGTCTTTTGGAAATAAACAAAAAATCCCTGTGGATTACTAACTTGTCCAGGCAAGGTGAACTGCAGGTTTGCAGCTATCACTTATCCCCATTTCAGCTGAAGCCAAAGCCAAACACGGGAGCTCATTTGGGCATAAGCTGCAGACCTATATTGTACTGGCCGGGAGAGGATATATTGATATATTGCTTGGTAAATCAATTACACGGCCTTCATATATATAGGCCAGACCTTTACCTCTTATTCCTAACAAACTCTAGATACCGAATCCTTCTCAAATTCAAGCTACCAAACATAACTAACCAGCAAACTAATCTAGGACTCTAATTATTTCCTTGCGGCTGCTTATTCCTCCTTGTATACGTCTTGCCCCACATAACATATATGAGGGGAGCAGGTGCGTTAGCATAGCTTCAGATACTATAGGTTACGCTTACAGCCTACTTAATGGATAAGGGGAAGACGAATTCCTTTACACAAGACATTTTTAAGTTCAATGATTGATTAGTTGCACAAGACAAACCAAAAGGCATCATTTTGTGGTCAGTTGCTGTGGTGCCCAGTTGCATCCATCTCGGACCAGAGGAAAAACCAAGTGCGGGCATCCTGGAATAGATGGGCATGAAAGCTGGCACTTAGTCGGCTGTGATCTGCAGACTGCAAGGGGCATTCGTACTCATGCTTATACAGGAGACCAAGAAAGAAGATCAGATTGATCACAACATATTAGAATTGCCTTCAATGGGATATGCATTTTCTATAACATAAACAAACCTCTGGGTTGTATGACAGACATTATTACAGCTAATTCTATTTACTGGCGAAGTAGTATCCGATATTAAGAGGTTTCATTGACAATGGCAGAATACAAACAATGCCTTGGTTTCATTTCAAGGGATAGATAGCAGGAGAGTTAGCATAGCAGGAGCTGTAGGGTAGGCTTATTATAGCTCACTTAATAGATAAGGGCAAGACGTATTTCTTGGCACAAGATATATTTAAGTTCAATGATAGATTGGATGCACAAGACAAACGAAAGGCAACATGTGGTTGTCTCCACCTTGAACTAAAGAAAATACTAGGTAGGGACATCCAGGTATAGATGGCTAGGCAGAATCCGGTACTTAGGCTGTGATCTGCAGACTGCATAAGGCACTCACATTCAGGAAATACAGCAGACAAAGAAAGAAGATCAGATAACCACGAGTTAAGAACCCAGTCTCACGTCCTTTGTTGACAAAGTTAGGGGAGAAGGGCATATAGCTGAGCTGGGTAATAATGTGGCAGGTTTCCAGTCTATGACAATAATAATTTCTGGGTTAGTATATAACAGACACTACATCTAGTTTTGTTTGCCAGAGAACTTTTAGATCTGTACTACACTACTACAAGGTCAGATACACAAATAGCAAGAAATGACTGGCGTAGGAGAAGCTACAAGAAGATGTTGAGAATGATGTCCTAACTTCTTTCTGCGTTTACACTTCATGTGATATCAGTAGGCTAACTAATATGGTACACCTAAACATGTCGGAACGAGATCTGGCAAATCTACCAATGAAAACTGATTCCAGTGCTTCCAGTCATATGTCCTAAAAGGTGAAGAATAAACATGAAGTACTGATTAACTGAGGATAAACTGCCTCTCTGGAAGAGGATAAAATTAAACTTCCAGGATTATTTGCTTCCATATgtaaaaagaaaaacaaaggGAGTATTGACAGGCAAGTAGAATACTAGATGGTCTGTATTCTAGATCCATCAATAGAAAATGTGAAGCAAAGCGAACAGCCATGTAATACAAATGTGAAGAAATGAGAACAGACATGCATGTACTGTGAACCAACATGTAAAATTATGCATGGCAAAACAAGCCCTATAACCACCAAACCTATTGACATCATACTAGCTTGCACCAGCAAACCTCAAACAGTGAAGTTACACAATAATTCTGTGTTACCAGGCAAAAGTGAACTGTGGACCTGCTAAAAGGTAACTAACCAAATAAGGTCCATATGGAGGAAGAATGTAATGTGTGAAAGCTGTTCACTGCAATCGATGCTAATATTCACTTTGCAGTGAATACTTAGTTGTATGCACTATGCAGAATAACCTACAGTTTGCAAGTTCCAACTAATTGATTGCAAATTTCTCGTGCACATTACATTGTTGTGAGTCAGTTTTGGCACATTTCCTATAGATGATTTAGGCAAGGCACTAACACATGCACAATATATAGGACAACTAAATCAAGTAAACGTACTAAATCAGTTACCCTTGTGCTCCTCAGTAGCATCATGGTACTCGGCATCCTCCTCGGGCACAGGGTGCAGCACATCCTCCGCACCCACCGCTGACGACAGGCCGCCGGCCTCCCCATCCTCCGCGGAGCCTTCGTCAGGGAAGCGCACCACCACGACGGGGCAGACACAGTGGTGGACACAGTAGTCGCTGACGCTCCCGAGCCTCCCCTTGCTGGTCCTCCGCGCGGCGCCGAAGCCCTTGCTCCCCATGATGACCGCGCTGAGCCCGAGCCTCTCGACCTCGAGGCAGAGGCGCTCCTTCATGTCGTGGTCCCTGACGATGTGGATCTTATAGGGGATGCCCGCGTCCTTGAGCGGCCTGGCGAGGTCGTCGGCCTTGGAGGCCGTGAAGGCGTCGTAGTCGTCCTCTATCCTGCGCGCGGCGGCCTCggagtcgtcgtcgtcctcggcgCCGTCGCCAGGGTTGGGGAGGGAGACGTCGACGGCGCCCCAGTCGGCGCCGTAGAGCACGGAGGTGGGGCGCACGTGGAGCAGGACGACGGCGTCCCCGGGGCGGAGGTAGTTGGCGACGGCCCAGCTCACGGCGTAGGCGGACTCGTcggagaggtcgacggcgaTGGCTATGCGGCGGTGGGCGGAGCCCGAGGGCagggcggccgccgcggcggagaAGAAGACCCCCGGGGACTCGGGCTGGAGCGAggccggcgggggcgggcgcggggtcGGCGCcttcaccggcggcggcgctgccagCGGCAGGTCGACGGAGGAGGGGGTCGCCGGGGCCTGCATCGCGGGATCTCCGATCGCAAGGGAGGGGAGAGCTAGCTTTGGGGGTTGCTTAGtggggagggaggggagaagGTACTGGAAGGAATGGAAGACTTGGAAGGCGTCAAGCGGAAGTCTGAACAAGGGGATAAACTTGTCACGAGCTGGACGAGGAGCCTCGGAATTGGACGGTTGCACAGGGGGGGTGGATAAGGACAGCGTTTGGACGGGTCCGAGACTCTGAGATCCAACGGCTCGGATTACCTTTGTGACACTGGCTGTTCGTTATCTAGTTTTTTTCAAtgcctttctttttcctcttttttttttgagaaatgCCATTATTCTCTTGATTTCGTCCATAATTCCCTGCTCCAGGGCTGAAGTCACTGTTGTGTGGAACCTAACCATCTCACCATTGAGTACCGATGGTGCAGGATCTAGCAAACGCGTGGCACTGACATGGTAAATAGGTGACGCATTGTTTGTGTATACAAGAACCCGCAGGGACCATGGTGTGAATCCCACCAGCATGGACCCTCGTAACTCACAAGTCATAACCACACTGATGATAACAAAATGCCATGAAACTTTttaaaaggaaaagaaaaccgTAGGCATAGCATGGAGACTTGGAAATCTCTGACCACAGACAGCAAGCATTCGCGTGTTCTCTCTGCTTCTAGAGCGCTAAGACCTTCTCTGATGGACATCATGATGCTGGTTTGTTCTGGAATTTGTGCTAAGCAGTTCGCACCAAAGGGGAAAAATCATTAGCTTATCCTGCTGCGCATGATCAGCTGCAACTTGCAAGGCCGTTACGATAAGGCCCAACAATCATTACGCTTGAAGAGGACCACGATTTGGGATCCTTTCTGGAGTCAAAAGTGCACAGGCTAATGAGCACCCAGTCCAGCGTGCAGTTAGGTTAGGTCTCGTGCAGAACTTCAGGCAGCACTTTGTTTCAGTTGCAAGCAACATTCTGGTAACGGCTTTGCAATGAACTGGCTAAATTATTGCACAAAAGAAGACTAAACAACATGACAATAATAGAAAAGAGCATACAGCATTGCCAACGGAATAGGATCAGCACAAGACAGCGATGTGGAGACAGAACTATCAGCAAGAAGTGCAGCTGTAGAAGTACGGTTTTGACCTGTTCGTTTGGAACCttagagcatttaaattttttttgATGTTTTGATGATTGGAGGTGCTGCAGCAGATTGTCAATCCAATCCTTAGTATTTGAAATATTTTAGCAATCACCAAAATACACCTTCCTCCACCTTAAATGAAGAAAATTTATCTCTCTACTCTATTCTTGGTAATTGGATCTTGGTAGTCTGCTGCAGCAACTGGTTATCGGTAACGGAGGGAGTGTATTTTGGATGTGGGTATGAGTAATTGTTGAAGATGCACTTAGGTTAGTTTTATAGTAGTGTCATGAGAGTTTCATAGATATCAAATCTATGACACATCAGCAGTTTTGGTGACGATAGGGAATTAAAGAGATAGGGAATTAaagaggagagaagggagaaCCCTTTCATCACCATGGTGCTGCTCCAGTTACCAACGCCGACGACATGCGATGAAACTCGCATAGAGGGGATGTTTGGTTCCAGAGTTTAGGCTCTGATCGAATATTTGATTactaattagaaatattaaatataaactaattacaaaactaattgcacagatgGAGACTAATTTGAGAGATGAatttattaaatctaattagtcctAATATGTTGCTAtagtaaacatatgctaatgataaattaattaaaattaatagattcatctcgtgaattagcatgtctatataattaattttataattatctTATATTTAATCCTTCAAATCAGCCTCTAAAGATTCCACGTGGCAAAACTAAATTTCAGTCACTGCACCCAAACCCCCCTCCGATTCGTTTCATCGCTGGATCTGCTGCTCGGCTgctccccctctcccctccAGACCTTCCCCTCTCCGTCCCGCGCGTCCGCTCCCCGCACCACGCTCGCTGAGGCCGCGGGGACGCCGCTGCCGACGAGCCTCGCCCGCGGACCGCCGCCGCGCAGGCCGGCGCGTGCGGGCTTCCGCTGCCAACGACGCCTCGTCCGCGGGCCGCCGCTGCGGACGAGCCATCAGATCCAGACCCTGCTGCGGTGCTGCCTCATGTGCGAGCTTGTACCTCCTCCTTCCTGAAGCCTCCCTATCCCTGTAGCATCATCAAGAGAGCAGGAGCTGCTTCGAGGCGCTCACGCGAGAGCAGCTTGCAAGTGGCGGTGTTGCGTACTTGCGTTGGCTCAATCGAAGCTGTAGCGTGTCGACCTGATTGATTGCTCTCTGATTTGGGAATGGAGTTGCCGATTTGGGGAAAGAAGAGAGCAGAGATGGCATGGCGTGAGGGAGATGGGAAGGTACTGGCAGGTTGGTGCAGAGAGAGAAGGATGGCGCTGCAGTCAGGTTGGTCACATGAGAGATGGGACGGGAGAGAGCGGTGGCCACAGTTCAAGAGCACAACTGTTGATTTGGCAGCATGCCGGCTCAATTTTGCAACTAGAAGCTTGATAAAATGCTATGCTAccaaaaattctacaacttttcatCACCACGTTCTAgtataataatgtttaatttagACTACTACAAAATACTACA is part of the Panicum hallii strain FIL2 chromosome 2, PHallii_v3.1, whole genome shotgun sequence genome and encodes:
- the LOC112881472 gene encoding universal stress protein PHOS34-like isoform X1, with amino-acid sequence MQAPATPSSVDLPLAAPPPVKAPTPRPPPPASLQPESPGVFFSAAAAALPSGSAHRRIAIAVDLSDESAYAVSWAVANYLRPGDAVVLLHVRPTSVLYGADWGAVDVSLPNPGDGAEDDDDSEAAARRIEDDYDAFTASKADDLARPLKDAGIPYKIHIVRDHDMKERLCLEVERLGLSAVIMGSKGFGAARRTSKGRLGSVSDYCVHHCVCPVVVVRFPDEGSAEDGEAGGLSSAVGAEDVLHPVPEEDAEYHDATEEHKDT
- the LOC112881472 gene encoding universal stress protein PHOS34-like isoform X2, with product MQAPATPSSVDLPLAAPPPVKAPTPRPPPPASLQPESPGVFFSAAAAALPSGSAHRRIAIAVDLSDESAYAVSWAVANYLRPGDAVVLLHVRPTSVLYGADWGAVDVSLPNPGDGAEDDDDSEAAARRIEDDYDAFTASKADDLARPLKDAGIPYKIHIVRDHDMKERLCLEVERLGLSAVIMGSKGFGAARRTSKGRLGSVSDYCVHHCVCPVVVVRFPDEGSAEDGEAGGLSSAVGAEDVLHPVPEEDAEYHDATEEHKGN